The sequence TGTGCGGATCCGGGCCGCCAACTGTGGCAGGTCGGCTTCCGGCTCGGTGAAGCGTCCCGCGGCCACGTACACCCGCATCGGTGTGGACAGCTCTGCCATGCCGGCTTCCAGCTCGGCCAGGAGCCCCATGGACGTCACAGCGTGATTCTGCCGTAAGTCCCGCGCGCCCCTCGCCCTGCGCCGGCCGGCTGGAGTGCTCAGTCACGGTAACCGCTGTGACTGAGCACTGCAGTTGGGACTGCCCGGTAGATCGAGAGCTCAGCTCGACGTCCCCTCCAGAGGGAGGTGGTCTCGGTTGGGGTGGCGCGCCGAAAAGGTTTGTCACGAGGTCGGATGTCGACGTTGATCACCTCATGACGACCAGAAAGGGCCATGCCGGTGTACTGACCGGAGACGTTGATTGAGAGCAGGGCGTTCCGCTCGGCAGTCACGAGGCCGGGGTTGAGTGCCTTTCAACCAGGTCTCTGGCGAGCTGACTGATGCGTTCGCGGGCTGTCTCTGGGGTGAGTATCTCGATGTGGTCGCCGAACTGGAGGAGCTGACGCACTGACTCGATGTCGGGGTAGCGGACGACGACGGTGCACCAGCCGTTTTCCGCGTCGGAGACGTCGTGGATGCGGTTGCCGAGGATGCGCCGCGCCAGGTCGAGTCCATTTTCTGGCAGGCGGACGGTCACGCTCACGCGACCTTGCCCCTCTGTGCGTTCCTTCAACGCGGCCCATCTGGTGCGGAGGGTTTCGCTTGGTCGGAGAGCAGCTGGCGCGTCGAGTTGTTCGTAGGACGAGAGTCGTTCCAGAGCGAACAGCCGACCGTTCCCCTGGTCATCGGCGATGAGATACCAGCGACCGGATTTCGCGACGATCCCGTACGGGTCGACCACCCGCGTTGAGGCCTGATTCTCGGCGCTGCGCCGGTATTGGATTCGCAGCCGGCGGCGGTGTCGCAGTGCCGAGGCCAGATCCGATACGTCGACCCCTGCCTCTGAGTCAGCAAACCACGCGGTGCTGTCTACCAGCACCAGGTCCGCCAGTTGCAGCAGGCTCGGCGATCCAGGTGCTGCAGCCTGCCGAGCGGCGATCTTGCGCGCGGCCGACTCCCACACCGCAGACAGACCCATACGCTCAAGTTGCGCGCTGTCCAAACCGGCTACGGAGAGTGCCTCCAGCTCTGATGGTTCCAGATGCGATGCGTTGAGCCGCGCACTGGGGAGCAAGACGATCCCGCCGTTCCGCCCGCGTTCGGCATAGACAGGCACACCTGCTGTCGAGAGCGCCTCGACATCCCAGCACGGTCCGCCGAGACACTTCCAGACGTCCGGCGAGCTCGGTGGTGGTGATGCGCTGACGGGCCTGCAGGAGCAGCAAGAGATGCAACAGCCTCGAAGCCTTCATACTGACCAACCTTTGCAGAAAAGGTGACAGGTTCTGTCGCGATGCGGCGGTCAACTGGAGCAGTACCGAGAATTCAACGATCTGAGGAGCGCACTATGCCCGCACCCAACCTGTTCCTGATCGGCGTCCGCGACGCCGAGACCGCTACCGCCTTCTACAGCGACCTGTTCGAGATCGAACCGACCTTCATCAGTCCCCACTACGTAGCTTTCGAGGTTGCTCCCGGCGTCCTGTTCGCGCTGTGGACGGGCTACAGCGAGCGTGCGGTCCCGAACACCCCTCGAACGAGCGAAGTCGGACTGATGGTCCCAGGAGGAGCGACCGGGATTGACGAGATCTTCACGAGCTGGGTCTCGAAGGGAGTCCATGTCGCGGAGGAGCCACACGACGCTGTCTTCGGTCGCACGTTCGTCATCACGGACCCCGACGGCAACCTCATCCGGGTCTCCCCGGTGGACTGATCTTCACGCCCTCTACCCACACGTTGTCGAAGGGCCGCCCGCACCCGATGGTCGGCCCTTCAGGCTGTCCCAGGAGCTCAAACATGTCACATCCGAACGCCGTCCTCACCCCGCGCCACCGTCTGAAAGTCGCTCGACTCGTCGTTGACGACGGCTGGCCGACCAGCGAAGTCGCGGCCCGATTCCAGGTGTCCTGGCCAACCGTACAGCGCTGGGCCGATCGCTACCTTGCAGGCGAGTCCATGCAGGACCGATCCTCACGACCCCGGAGATCTCCGACCAAAATACCCAAGAACGTGACGAAGTGATGCGTCAGCCTGCGACTGCGCCTGCGAGAAGGGCCCGTCCAGCTCGCCGCGAGACTCGACATCGCCCCGTCGACAGTGCACCGAATCCTGCGATCGGTCCGACTGAACCGACTCGCCTACGTCGATCGAGCGACAGGTGAACCCGTCCGCCGGTACGTGCACGACCACCCGGGATCGCTCGTGCACGTGGATGTGAAGAAGCTCGGGAACATCCCCGATGGAGGCGGTTGGCGGTACGTCGGTCGCCGCCAAGGCGAGAAGCACCGCGTCGCGACACCGGGCAAGTCACGCAACGCCTACGGCGGCCCGAAGCTCGGATATGCGTTCGTGCACACCGTCATCGACGACCACTCCCGCGTCGCCTACACCGAGGTCCACGATGACGAGACGGCCCGTGGCCGCAGATCGGCGTGACTGCATCGCGCGGTGGAGTGGTTCGCCGAGCGCGGCGTCACCATCGAGAGGATTCTCTCCGACAACGGCGGCGCCTACCGGTCCTACCTGTGGCGCGACACGGTGCCACAACCTCGGATCACACCGAAGTACACGCGCCCTTACCGTCCGCAGACCAACGGCAAGGTCGAACGCTTCCACCGCACCATGGCCGACGGCTGGGCCTACGCCCGCTGCTACACCAGCGAGCAACAACGCCGAGACGCTCTGCCACCGTGGCTGCACCAGTACAACCAGCACCGTCCGCACAGCGCTTGCGGCAACCAGCCCCCTGTTCTCACGGTTGATCAACCTCCCCGATCAGTACACTGACAGGCGCCCTGCTCCGCTCTCCACCGCTCGCGCGCCACCGACTGCCGCAGTGCCCGATGGCCCGCGACCGCCCACCCAGGAGAGCCCGCCCGTGCAGAAGACCGCCCTCGTTCCCTACGCCCACCTTGCCCCGAGCGCACCACTGACCGCCACGTCCTGACCCTGAGTACCGCCAACGTCCGCGCCGCCCACTGGCTGCTCGCCGAACGCGCGCTCCGCAGCCCGGCGGCGATGTCCTGCCCTTCAACGCGCTGGTCGTTTCCGTCGATCCGGGCGGCAACGTCGAACTCACCGAGCTGAGCGCGCGGTACGGGCCCGCTGGCCGCACCTGGACCGCCTGCCCGACGGCGGGTTCGTCGTCGCTGCGTCTCGCGCCCGCCGGTACGAGGACGCGGACCAGGTCCAGGTCTTTGACGCGCTCG is a genomic window of Streptomyces sp. Edi2 containing:
- a CDS encoding WYL domain-containing protein, with product MPVYAERGRNGGIVLLPSARLNASHLEPSELEALSVAGLDSAQLERMGLSAVWESAARKIAARQAAAPGSPSLLQLADLVLVDSTAWFADSEAGVDVSDLASALRHRRRLRIQYRRSAENQASTRVVDPYGIVAKSGRWYLIADDQGNGRLFALERLSSYEQLDAPAALRPSETLRTRWAALKERTEGQGRVSVTVRLPENGLDLARRILGNRIHDVSDAENGWCTVVVRYPDIESVRQLLQFGDHIEILTPETARERISQLARDLVERHSTPAS
- a CDS encoding VOC family protein, with the translated sequence MPAPNLFLIGVRDAETATAFYSDLFEIEPTFISPHYVAFEVAPGVLFALWTGYSERAVPNTPRTSEVGLMVPGGATGIDEIFTSWVSKGVHVAEEPHDAVFGRTFVITDPDGNLIRVSPVD